From the Cohaesibacter sp. ES.047 genome, the window AATGATCAATCTCGACCTCTCGCAGTTGCGTTTTCTAGTGGTAGAAGACAACACGCATATGCGACGGGTCGTGCGCACCTTGATCAACGGATTTGGAGCCCGAGAAGTAACCGAAGCAGAGGACGGAGCAACCGGCCTCGAATTATTTCAGGCGACTCAACCGGACATAGTGATCACTGACTGGTTTATGCCTATATTTAGCGGCATAGAACTCACGAGGATGATGCGTAACCCTGATTCGTCCAGCAATCCGACAGTACCGATCATCATGCTGACCGGACATTCGGAGAAGAAAAGAGTGGTCGACGCCAGAGACTCCGGGGTAACCGAGTTTTTGTGCAAACCCATTTCGGCAAAGGCACTGTATGCAAGGGTCGCGAATTGCGTAATCAATCCAAGGCCTTTCATCAAAGCCTCGGCATTTTATGGACCTGATCGCAGGCGGTTCTCCAACCCACTCTACAAGGGCAGCGAGCGTAGAAACGCTCAATCCGACCCAGACCGGGTGGAGCTTAAGTGACGAGAGCAGGTGACTCGGGCCCTAAAGCGGCCTAAGGTCATAGGACAAGCAAAGGACAAACCAAATGGCCGACTATGAGATCATAAAGCCCAAAGTCGACTTGAGGAAAAAAATTCGTGTCTTGCCCAGCAGCAACGATTTTGATCCCGTTGCCAAGGCAGAGCAAGCCATGGAACGTCTTTCGGTCAATTTTGGCAACTGGATGAAGGAAGAGGTTTTCAAGCTGCAAAAAGCTTGGGAGCCGATGGAAAAAGGTGAATGGACCGAAGAGACCGTCGCCACCCTGTTCCGGTCTGCTCACGACATAAAGGGTCAGGGGCACACCATGGGCTTTCCGATCGCTGGTGTCATCGCTGGATCCCTGTGCGATCTGATTGAGACTATTCCGCAAGTTGAAGACTTGCCCAAGCAGATCATGCAAAAACATGTTCAGGCGATCACTGCTGTCGTCAACGAAGGCGCTCGCGAAGAAGACAATGCAATCGGCAACAAGCTGGCCAACGAGCTTTCAAGCGTCGCGATCGACCATATCGAAAAGGTCACAGGCAAACCCTTTGATCCGAACAATCGCTAGAAACGAAAAGAGCCGCCCTGTCGAGCGGCTCCGCAGTTGATTGCTGACGTGGCACTTCGCCTCCATGCGTCAAGCGGCATCGACTTGCCGAAACTTTGCCCGCATTTCCCGAGCCTCGTCACGCGCAATCTGCGTCGCAAAGCGCCTTAGCAGTGCATTCAGATCGTCCAGCTCGTCGTCCCCGCCCCCATCATAATCACTCAGGATCCGATCGACCATCAGCCGCGCAAACCGCGACCGGGGCACTTCGGGGTCGAAATCTTCCGATAGATCCTGATAGGCAACCAGCGCGGACTGAACAGTCGACACGACGCGCTCCGAAAGCCCGGCCTTCAGGCACAGAGCCCGAACAGCACTCTGACTGGCGTCCGCCACACAGGCCCGCACCCGCTTGTCGCTGAGATCGGTGAGGCTGACCATCGACGCCACGAACAGCTCGACATTGCCCATACAAAGCCCGCGAATGAGGATGTCGGCCGTCAGCTGCCCGGACAGGCGCAAATGCTCGACAAGTGCGATCAGTTCATCGCCATGCGCACAGCAAAAGGCAAGATCGACAGTGGCCTTGTCGCACGCGTCCTTGAGCAGCGCAGAGCGACGTTCAACACTGACGAATGACTGAACCAGCGACAATTGCCCCAGAGCATCGCCAAGTTGAACGATCAGCATCTGGCGGATATCAACAGGAAGGCCGGGAAGGCTGAGCAAGGCGTTGCGCAACTCGGGTTCATGTCCGAAACGCTCGGTCAGCCGACGCAGACTGAACACAGCCAGTTGTGCACCGGGATTGTCCAGCATGGCACGGCAAGCCTCGAGTGTGCCAACCTCTGAGATCGCAGCAGACAGCGACGGGCTCACAGACGGGCGTGATGCAATCGCTATCTGCTGAGAGACCGCGCCATCAGCGATCAGATCGACAAGCTCTCCATCCAGCAACACCGGCGAGGAAGCCAAAACCGGAACGGCAACCGCCTCGATATCCTGAATAAGAGTGAGAACAACGTGTCTGGGCGCATAGGGCGACGTTGCGAGCGCATAGGCCAGCGCTTCACGCACCATCGGCGATGGATCATCCAGAAGAATCGTCAAGGCCGTTTCCGCTGCCTGCTTCTCGCAAGGCTCCAGATCGGAATAGAGGTAGGCACGCGCCAAGGCGCTTGTCGCTTCCGCGCGACGCTCGACAGGGGCGGTTTCAATCCACGAGAGAAACTTCGCAACAATCATCCCAAAAATCCCTGGCCCGAAGGCCGATACGCACATACTGAAAAGGCGGCACGGAAAGTGCCTTACTTGGGATCATTTTGCCTGACCAACCCTTAACGATCGGTTCACCATAAATGGCAAAGGCAATCGGGATGAAATCAGCTCGTGCGTCCGAGCTTAAACACGTCTCGGCTGAGGAAAGCCGTAAGGTCCATGGCGGACCGACTGCGGCCGGTTTGATGTGTGCTGACAGAAGCGCTCGCTTCATCACCAACCAGATCGATCGGGGCTGGAGATAAGACGTCCGCACTGACCGGGCGCGTCTGCAGAATTGCGCCAGCTGTGCTGGCGGGACTGGAGGCAGCAACAGGGGCGGAGGGTGCTGCCGGTTTGCTGCGGGGCAATGGCTGCATATCCGCCGACGCTGCAACGTCTGGATTGTCGGCTTCGGTCTGCATGGTCCGAACGCCTGACAGTGGATCACCGGTGAGATAGCTTGCCTGTTCGGCTGTGAAAATGCGGCTCTTGCGCATCTCATGCTGAGCGGCTTCAATCACGCGCTGGCCATCTGTATCAAGTGCAAGACGAGAGGAACGCGCCTCGAGCGCCGTTTCCGTCGAATTATAGCTCAGCCCATACCGACTGGGCAGCAAGGGCTTGCCGGGATGCGAAAAGAAATTCTCAAGAGACCTGTCAGACGATTCTGCCACCAAACGGGATTTGGCAACATCCGTCTCCACGGGTTGATTCTGCGCGACAGTCGACTTTGTCACGCTCGCCTGCGCTGTCGCCGGGACAGTCTCTTCATTCACCTGCGCATAACGGCTGGATTCTTCGCTGTTCTTGGACTTGAACAGATCGCGCAAACCAAGAACATCGACCAGCGTCCGGCTTTTCTTCTCCGGCGCACCGTTGGGAACGGTCGAAACGAGATCGTCATAGACCTCGGCAACCGTTTTGGCCTCCCCGGTTTTTTCATAAAAGATGCCGCGGTTGGCCTGCGCCTGCTGCGGGAAGACCTTGTTCGCGGCAAGATCAGGATTGCTGTTCACAAGTTCGATCAGCTTGCTGCTGCCATTCGCACCCAGAAAGTGCGCGGCATAAAGCTCCCCGGACGAGGGATCCCGATTGAGTTTCTGCGCCAGAATGCCTTCATTCTGCTGGGCAAGCGCACCAGCCAGCAACGTCGATGCCCGAGGATCACTGCGCAGGTTGAGGATCTGATCCCGCGCATCGGGGTCCCTGACGTAATACTTGCTGCCGACCTGTGTGATTTTGTCCGACAAATTGCCGTAACCCAGCTCCGGCCCGGCATGCTTCATGGTTTGCAACCAGGTTTGCTCGACGAACTGAAACAAGCCGGTCGCAGATGAAGTCGGCGCCTTTGCCGCTGGCTGTAGTCCGCTTTCACGCTGAGCCGTATGCAGCAGAAATTGAAAGCTCGTGCCGGTGGTCCGGCTCGCCTCTTCAAAAACGGACTGAAACCTTTGAGGCAGATTGTTCGCAACGGGACTGGTCACGGCTTTCTCTCTTAATCCTCTGGAATGGCCCAATGTGCGGATGGGAAAACCCTGTCCAAACATTTGGGACTCAGACTGGTTACCATTTCTTAACCATGGTGCCCATTTTAGGTTAATGAATGCTTAACACATAAGGAACCAGCCAGCTTCAGGCCTTGAAAAGCCTTGATCTTCGGGGGACGCCCCAAAGGAAGGGATCGCCCCTGCCCGGCTTCGCACCTATACTGTCTGCAACGCCAGATCGAACCGAGCCGAGGCTGCTATCATGCGAACCTTTCTTCCCATCCGCCTGAGTGCCGACACCCTGTATAGTGAACTGGAATCCGCCATCACCTCCAAGGCGGATGCGCTCATCCTTTCGCCCATCGAACTTGACCTTGATGCAATGAAAGGTGCCATCTGCGAGATCAGAACAGCATGCACCAAACTGCTCGGCACAGAGAAGCATCCGCACCTTTATATCCAAATCGATGCGCGCGCCGATCACACCTCGGATGAGGACATCAGCAAACTCGTCGAGACCGGACCCGACGGCGTGCTTGTGACAAACTGCACCTCGGGCACGGACATCACCGCCATGGATGTCAGGCTCGGCGCAGCGGAAGCCATCGCCAATGTGCCGATCGGCACGATTGACATTCTGGCCGTGGCACCCGAAAGCGCAGAGGCCATCTTCGGGCTGGAGACCTACCAAGGCTCAAGCCCACGTCTCAAGGCACTGATATGGGACGCCGACAAAATCGCAGCGGCCATCGGGGCCAAATCGCCCCGTGACGAGACGGCCGATTTCACCCCACCATGCCTCACCGCTCGAAGCCTTTGCCTGTTTGGTGCAGCCGCCGCAGGTGTCGCGTCGATCGACACGGGCTTCCCCGCGAGCGGCAGCCCGGCTGCCCTCAAAAGGGAGGCCATGACCGCCAGACGAGACGGCTTCACAGGCAAGATCGCGACAAACGAGCAACAGGTCGCCGTTCTCAATTCTGTCTTCGGTCTGGATCAGGCATAACACAAAAGGGCCACGCCCGATCCGCACTTCAAGTAATTTATTGCATGAATATCAAACAGTTGATCCACTTTTCTGAATCAGAATTCAAAGCTCTTGAATCAGATCCTCATGCACATAAATCAATCCGCCAATCACCAGAATCTGAACACAAGAACCGAAGGGCAACCTTCTGAGTTAAAGAGAGAAATCCGATCACTCCTGCCAATAGGAGACAATATCGGACAGGTTGGGGCGATCCCGGTCTGCAGGCGTTGCGGCTGCGGTGCCGATATGGATGAAACCGGCAATCTGCTCATCCGGACCGAGGCCCAGCACCTTCAGAAATGGGGCATCGAAGGCATACCATTCCGTCAGCCACTGTGCGGCGAAACCGGAACCATGGGCAGCGTGGACAAGGTTCATGCAGACCGCCCCGGCGGAAAGCACCTGCTCCCAGACAGGGACCGGCGCGGCAAGATTGGGCGACGAGACAACGGCGATCACCAGTGGTGCACGCGTGAATCGCGCCCGCTCCACCTCGACCCGTTCGTCTTTCGAGCGAGGCTCTATTTCGAGCCAGCGCTCGGCCACCACGTCACCAAGCCGCTTTGCGCCCGCCGCATCAAACCGAAGAAATCGCCAAGGCGCCAGTTTCTTGTGATCAGGCACACGGGCCGCTGCGGTTAACATCACCTCGACCTCAGCCTCGCTCGGGGCCGGTGCTTCCAGAAAGGCGGCCTGCACACTGCGCCGCGTGAGCAGATGATCAAGCAATTCTGACATTGAACACTCCTTCTTACAAAATTCTCTCAGAACCTACGCAAAGAAACTTAGACGCACCAGACCTCCCGGTCTTTGTGCCCAGAAATGACCATGGTTTTTGGATTTGCTAAGCCAGCACCAGATGCTAAACAGAGTGGTCAGTATGACCGAGTCTGTCACGCAAGAACCAGTTGCATTGCAAGCAAGGACCCAAACGTGAAACGCCCCGATCTTTCCAATCGAACCGTTCGACCTGTACAGATCATTCTCAGGTGCCTGCTTCTGATTCTTACAATAGCCGTTTTGCCGGGCAACGCCGCCGCACAGCAGGCCGACCAGCCCCTCAATCTCGGTGAAGTCATCCAGAAGGAGAGCAGGACAGCCGCGCCGCCACCCTCCTATATCAAACTGCCCGAGACCATTCAGCTGCCGACAGCCAAACCGGCTCAGGGCGCAACACCCGAAAGCGCGGCTGAAACCACCGATCAGACGGACCCGGCAGCACAAAGCGCCGAAGGCACAGAAAGCCAGGATCCGCTCCTTGCCCCCATTCCCGGCGAGACCACTCAGCCAGAAGCACCAGTCGAGCCGGAGATCCAGCCCGGAGGCATTGCACGCCTGCAGCTAGCCGCGCTTCTCTCAGACGAAGGAGAAGTCCTGCGCCGCGGCATTGACTGGCGCATCTATGAGGAAAAGCGTGACGAGAATGGCCAATTGCCCCTCATTCAGGATATCGAAGGCGGCCCGATCCAAGTCGAATTGGAAACCGGCAAATACATCATCTATGCCGGATATGGATTTGCCAATCTGACCAAACGCATCGTGCTCGACAAAGCCGGTGATTATGCCGAGAATTTCAATTTGCAGGCAGGAGCGGTCCGTCTCAACGCGGTAGCCACGGGCGACATTCCGCTCGACAACTCCATTCTGTCCTTCGATATCTACACACGGGACAAGGCCGAGGGCGAAGCACAGAAGCGGGTGGCTGAAAATGTCAAACCCAATCATGTCATCAAGCTGACGGAAGGGACCTATCACATCGTCTCCAGCTACGGCACCTCCAACGCCAAGGTGCGCGGCGACGTTGAAATCTCTGCCGGCAAACTCGTCAACGTGACCATGATCCACAATGCCGCCAAGGTCACATTGCGCCTCGTCTCCGAACCCGGCGGCGAAGCCTTGGCCAACACGATCTGGACGGTTCTCACGCCCGGCGGCGATGTCGTCAAACGGGCCATCGGCGCCTTCCCCACCCTCGCCCTGACAGCCGGCGACTACACCGCCATCGCCAAGCAGAACAATGAAGTCTACAACAGAGACTTCTCGGTGGACTCCGGTCTTGACCGAGACATCGAGGTTCTCGCAACGGTGCGCTGATCCATGTCCCAGCGCCCCACCACATGACCCAACACCCTCCTCTGCAGAACCAATCTGCGACGCTTTGCCATCTACGGACTTCATCACGGCACCATATATCTGCGGCTGTAGTTTCAAACGCCTTTCGCCGTGAGATTGAACAATGGCCAACGCATCCGCCAAGTCAAAATGGGGCATCCGCGCCCATCCAGTTCGCTATGCCCTCATTGCCTTGTGTGTGGTGTTGCTCGGATCCTTCGCCTTTCTGGGCCTTAAGACAAAAGCTCAGGTCGATGAAATCTTTGCCCTCAATGCTGAACGCAAACAGCAGGGCTATTTCATGGCCGAGTTTGAATTTCAGATGCTCTCTGTCATCTACCATGTGGATCGGGGGCACTATCTCACTGCGCTGTCGATCATTCGCGCTGTGCATCACAAACTTGAAAGCGGCGAAGGCCTCATCAAGCTGCCACAGGATGCAACTCCGTCCCAGACGCTGACTTTCTTCAAGGATCTGCAACAGCCTGACACGGGAGACTTCATGCAGGACAAGGGGTATCCGGTTTTTGCCTCCATCAGCGTCACGGCCAATATGATAAACACAATTGACGGTCTTTCGCGAAAAACTGGCATGCCACTTGAGCTCAACCATCCCATGCGCTTCCTCGAAGGCTTCAACGAGCCCGGCGAACTCATCCCGCTTCTGGATGATCTCTCAATGATTGGGCCATTTGGCGCGCGCATGCCCCAGACTCCTTTCGTCGAAATTGGAGAATTGATCGGATTCGCGCAGGATCTGGAGGAGCTTGGCATGTACAAATTCTCTGACGCTTGGCACCTCGCTTTCATCGATTGGGCCAATTCCCATCAACACCCTCAGACGGGGCTTTGGGGCCCTCACCGTGCCGATGATCCCCTTCCCGCTGGCGGTGGAGACATCACGTCCAGTGAAAAAATCGCTCAAGTGTATCTCGACAACGATGGCAATCGGCGACGTCAGGACGCTCCACTCCAGCACCGGGATCAGATTTTCTCCACCGTGCTTGCGCACTTGAACTCAGCCGCTCCCGAAGAACAATCCGATCTCAGTGATATGCACGAATGGATCCTGTCACAGAACAGGGGACTGCGCTTCATCACCCGCTATCTCTGGCGAGAGCTGGAGGCAGATCAGCGGGATGTGGCACACGCGAAGTTCGAAACATTGATCCGCACCCGCTTCGAGCGCACCTTCATTCCAAGCGAGAAAGCCTTCTCTCTCTATCCCGGCGAGGCCCATGCAGACCTTGACGGCACCGGCGAGACGCTTGGCATCCTTGATGAACTTGGCGTCTATTCTCTGGAACGCCAGAACCGCCTTTGGGGCGAGCAGAGCACCGAGACAAAAATGCTGCCGCCGGTCACAACGAACGACATGATGGCTGCGCTAAGGGAAACCTTCTCGCAGATACAGGGGGGCAATTCCATCCGGCTTCATCGCATTGAAAGTTCAATCTTCGACCCGCTCAAACCGGATCTGATCTATCGGCCCATAACCGCAACAATACCCGACGCGGTTGAACTGGCCTACGGCATCGAAGGCTGGCTGGTACAGACGCCACAGCAGATGGGCAACTGGATGTCAAAGGATTCGATACGCCGTCGCCTGCCTGAACTGGAGCAGATCCAGCCAGTCATCCTCACCGATCCGTCAGCTGCCTTACCCCCGGTATTCCAGAGGACCGGTTCGAGCTGGCAGGCGATTGCCTACGACATTTTGGGCCGCGCCATCGGCCAGACGATCTTGCATCCGAAAACGGAATCAAAGTCTGAAGCCGTAGATTCTCTTTAGCACCAAAGCGGAATAACCATCTGGAATACAAAAAGAAAAGGCGACACTTAAAGTGCCGCCTTTAGCCTTGTTAGTTGAATCAATCTCTCAAGTGAGACACATCTCTACTCGGCAGCCTGCCCCTTGGCAGCTTCCATCTCGCGGCGGAGATCTGGAGCCACAGCTTCATCGACCAGCGAAGAGATCGCCTCTTCAAGGCTCATCGAGGTCTGGTGCTTGGAG encodes:
- a CDS encoding DUF2336 domain-containing protein, producing the protein MIVAKFLSWIETAPVERRAEATSALARAYLYSDLEPCEKQAAETALTILLDDPSPMVREALAYALATSPYAPRHVVLTLIQDIEAVAVPVLASSPVLLDGELVDLIADGAVSQQIAIASRPSVSPSLSAAISEVGTLEACRAMLDNPGAQLAVFSLRRLTERFGHEPELRNALLSLPGLPVDIRQMLIVQLGDALGQLSLVQSFVSVERRSALLKDACDKATVDLAFCCAHGDELIALVEHLRLSGQLTADILIRGLCMGNVELFVASMVSLTDLSDKRVRACVADASQSAVRALCLKAGLSERVVSTVQSALVAYQDLSEDFDPEVPRSRFARLMVDRILSDYDGGGDDELDDLNALLRRFATQIARDEAREMRAKFRQVDAA
- a CDS encoding transglycosylase SLT domain-containing protein encodes the protein MTSPVANNLPQRFQSVFEEASRTTGTSFQFLLHTAQRESGLQPAAKAPTSSATGLFQFVEQTWLQTMKHAGPELGYGNLSDKITQVGSKYYVRDPDARDQILNLRSDPRASTLLAGALAQQNEGILAQKLNRDPSSGELYAAHFLGANGSSKLIELVNSNPDLAANKVFPQQAQANRGIFYEKTGEAKTVAEVYDDLVSTVPNGAPEKKSRTLVDVLGLRDLFKSKNSEESSRYAQVNEETVPATAQASVTKSTVAQNQPVETDVAKSRLVAESSDRSLENFFSHPGKPLLPSRYGLSYNSTETALEARSSRLALDTDGQRVIEAAQHEMRKSRIFTAEQASYLTGDPLSGVRTMQTEADNPDVAASADMQPLPRSKPAAPSAPVAASSPASTAGAILQTRPVSADVLSPAPIDLVGDEASASVSTHQTGRSRSAMDLTAFLSRDVFKLGRTS
- a CDS encoding nitroreductase — its product is MSELLDHLLTRRSVQAAFLEAPAPSEAEVEVMLTAAARVPDHKKLAPWRFLRFDAAGAKRLGDVVAERWLEIEPRSKDERVEVERARFTRAPLVIAVVSSPNLAAPVPVWEQVLSAGAVCMNLVHAAHGSGFAAQWLTEWYAFDAPFLKVLGLGPDEQIAGFIHIGTAAATPADRDRPNLSDIVSYWQE
- a CDS encoding aldolase/citrate lyase family protein encodes the protein MRTFLPIRLSADTLYSELESAITSKADALILSPIELDLDAMKGAICEIRTACTKLLGTEKHPHLYIQIDARADHTSDEDISKLVETGPDGVLVTNCTSGTDITAMDVRLGAAEAIANVPIGTIDILAVAPESAEAIFGLETYQGSSPRLKALIWDADKIAAAIGAKSPRDETADFTPPCLTARSLCLFGAAAAGVASIDTGFPASGSPAALKREAMTARRDGFTGKIATNEQQVAVLNSVFGLDQA
- a CDS encoding Hpt domain-containing protein, which translates into the protein MPSSNDFDPVAKAEQAMERLSVNFGNWMKEEVFKLQKAWEPMEKGEWTEETVATLFRSAHDIKGQGHTMGFPIAGVIAGSLCDLIETIPQVEDLPKQIMQKHVQAITAVVNEGAREEDNAIGNKLANELSSVAIDHIEKVTGKPFDPNNR
- a CDS encoding response regulator, which gives rise to MINLDLSQLRFLVVEDNTHMRRVVRTLINGFGAREVTEAEDGATGLELFQATQPDIVITDWFMPIFSGIELTRMMRNPDSSSNPTVPIIMLTGHSEKKRVVDARDSGVTEFLCKPISAKALYARVANCVINPRPFIKASAFYGPDRRRFSNPLYKGSERRNAQSDPDRVELK